The Ficedula albicollis isolate OC2 chromosome 1, FicAlb1.5, whole genome shotgun sequence nucleotide sequence TCAGCTGTTGGCAAAAGCTATGATATTGCTTAACTTGGGGGAACAATTAGTCTCCTGTATCTGATTCACATGGGTCTGACATGCCCAGAGGGTTTTCATGTTGTCAGGACCCACATGATCAGAACTCAGCAGGCAGTGGTTCAAGTACCTGTTCTGTTAACTGCAGGCATTCACTCAGTGTCTTGTTgaccttttctgtttcagcagcagagaattcCTGTTCTTCACTTTTAGACTGGGGTCCCAGAAGTGCATGTATAGGAGGTCGTCTCATCACTTTTCCTCTAGATGCCCTCCATTCATCCAGGCGAGATCTGCATTTAGGAATATTATTAGCTGAAGTGACAgatgttttattgcttttttttttcttcacactgACTGACACTAATAAGGGTTAGTCATGACAAGATATACTTTCCAGGTAGTCTGAGTCTTCTTCCTTTAATTCCAAAAGGAATAAAGCTGCCTTTTAGATCTGCATGGAAATTTCAGAACTATGCATATTACTGTCTGCTTTAAGGTTAAAACACTTTAATTCTCTTCCCTTCCAGCTGCAACAAGACACTTAGGTTACAGACCCATCTTCTcaaaagaaggtaaaaaaaggTTTCTTAATCATTCATCTGTCACCTTTTCCCCCACCATTCCCTTCCAAATCAGAAAACTAGAAACTAGTATCTTGAGACAAAGTGTAGATAACAGCCCCAAAACAACCCTATCACACAATTTATAAAATCTGAAACTGATGTGAAGTATAATTTGGTTTTAATGTTGCATTTCAACCCCACCCCACAGATCAATTTCAACCCCACCCCACAAGGAGCACTATataaagaatattaaataaCTTCTAGACTGTCAATCATATTCCCATCCATTGTCTAAGCTGCACTCACCCAACTACTTCTAGACTGTGAATCATATTCCCATCCATTGTCTAAGCTGCACTCACCCAACTGAAAAATGTCATTGACAATTTCTCTTCTTCAGTCTGTAAAGATGCTCCTGCCTATATACATCCTGcctcagtcttttttttttttaactgtgacATGCATGTGAATTTATAGGATTATCTGTCATCCTTAAGGCTGTCACAACActtagactaaaaaaaaaacagctccaGCAACATCTATCTTTTAACTGCACAGGAAAAGTTGTAATCCTGGAGAGCTCCTGCAATTAGTTTGAATCCTGATTACTCAGCTGAAGCCTAAAGTTTTAGCCTGCTGTCCTTGGGCATCAAGTCCAAACACTTagttctctgtttttcagagtcTATACAGCAACAAATAGATCAAACTAGATATTCTTGAGAAAAAGGTCTGAATAACTTCCAAGAGTAATCTACAACAGTAATTTAGTTaccttctttcttctgctgattCTTTTGGCAGAATAGATTTTCTGTTGCCATCTGTTTTAGAATTCTGTCCTAATTTTGTACCAGAAGTTGATTTTCCTGGAGCTTCTGGTCTTGCATCTTTACAAAAATCTGTACGTTTCTTCACAGCCCACACTTTGCGATCAGGATTGCTCGAAGCAGCCTTCAGTGGCTGCGGTCCCCTTCCACTAACCACTTTTGGGACTGTTGCTTTCTTTGGTGCCACAGCAAACGTCAGCTGTTTCTTCAGACCAGACTGTGAGTTAACAGCAGCTTTGTCAGATGGTTTGCTGTGAAATGGCAGGACACCATTTGATTTTATAGACTTGGTGCTGTTTGAGACTTTGACGGTCTTCAGAACTGCATTACAGCTTTTTGTGGATAAAGGATTTGCTGCTTGTTTgctggcagaaggaaaatgctTGTCTGGCAAAGAACTCTTTTCGTCCTCAGTTTTTACTGCTTTCCAGAAAGAATTTACCTTGGATTGGATAACTTTACCACGATACCTGCCAAGAGCTGGTTTCTTTGGTACACTGATacttgcattttgcttttctgctgccaAATGcctctctttaatttttttaatttccaagaAAGCCTTGCTAAGTGATGCATGCTGAGATTTTATATCAACAACTTTATACTTTGGAGTTGGATTTGGAAAATTACAGTTTGTCCCTGATATGTCATGTGTCAGTGCAATTGTAGAAGAGTTAAAAGTTACATTTGTTTCTGAGTTTACAATTGATTGGTCCCATGACACTTTATCAgcattctctttattttcctgaaatcaaAAACAAATTATAGAAATGTTTAGAAGTATGTTCATGCTGCAAGTTACTTGTTTCTAAAGAGGCTTCCCGTGATTTACAGGACTAAAGTGCTTCATGGTAAATGCCAGTTGAAAGGTGCCTACAGAAGTAGTGTATAAATACTGAGTAGATTATTTGTCAACTGTTATTGCAGAATTCACatcaaaatcaaataaaaattgcttGAATTCTGCCTTGgaagtaagaaataaaactcTTAAAGCAACTGCTGGCTTTAAGCTGTCCAAATTACCTCCTTAGAAGAGTTATAAAGCACAAACTTGCTTTAAACTGTATATAGTCAAGAGCAGTGTCTCCATACCTCATCACTTAATGGCAGCACCATTCCTCCACTTAGTGTAAATAATCTACTAACACAAGGTAGTGAGTAAAGTAGTAATTAGGACACTAAGAGATGTTACcagaagagaatttttcttaCTACTGAGATGTAGGATGCTGCAAATTGAGAGTAGTTACATCAGTTTTACATGGCTTTACTGAAACTCTCACCCATATGTTCTCATCACAGCCCCTcatgaaaaatggaatttagtCTTTTCCTCCAAAAATGTTACTCTACAGCAACTAATTCAGCATTGtccaagcagcagcttttggaaCAGTGAAATAtccaaagacaggaaaaaaaacacctgtgAATGACACATGGAAGTCTGCAGGAGCAGACTTTAAGGAAGATGCCCTTGACCTGAAAGAAAACTACAGTGTCTCATTTCCTGGTCTGTCATTAAGACTTAGTAGTTAGATTTGACAGAGCCTGCATAACTAGCATTTGAGTGTGAGGACTTA carries:
- the CKAP2 gene encoding cytoskeleton-associated protein 2 isoform X1, with the translated sequence MENKENADKVSWDQSIVNSETNVTFNSSTIALTHDISGTNCNFPNPTPKYKVVDIKSQHASLSKAFLEIKKIKERHLAAEKQNASISVPKKPALGRYRGKVIQSKVNSFWKAVKTEDEKSSLPDKHFPSASKQAANPLSTKSCNAVLKTVKVSNSTKSIKSNGVLPFHSKPSDKAAVNSQSGLKKQLTFAVAPKKATVPKVVSGRGPQPLKAASSNPDRKVWAVKKRTDFCKDARPEAPGKSTSGTKLGQNSKTDGNRKSILPKESAEERRSRLDEWRASRGKVMRRPPIHALLGPQSKSEEQEFSAAETEKVNKTLSECLQLTEQGQRGDEARAMLEDLILSIPGVKKLAKYWICCMRLERMGHLGKLIAVYEDAILAGAMPKEELRHTLIDTIKNTEGLLNSVNGGSVMEAHLSEVVEVSKEPNLSVEPVQETLKDLCPDDDKKEESDNKKEETSSEVTKGEEIDLDLKPKGETLPRKNKKNKAKERAKKKGKCEREQNKDGIKNTAQATNSPEKENDTSYSMGYNPPTTPYLESVKTHPEANDSAKDLNIVTPLRYSQRIREKMCKLTDAVKDQDPCVSSHEQLGDLESKATVLIHKQSYALQETSAEIEE